A stretch of Candidatus Bathyarchaeota archaeon DNA encodes these proteins:
- a CDS encoding NADH-quinone oxidoreductase subunit A, whose amino-acid sequence MSVENIFWSPLTLFIASLIAAAIIYGVGGMLSPKPKANPDKLAPYACGEDLPPEKTRLSIILYNYAALFLIFDVVAMAIILSMGLSILSQPLLILSLSYMAIIFIALLLLARKK is encoded by the coding sequence ATGAGCGTAGAAAACATCTTTTGGTCGCCTCTAACTTTATTTATAGCTTCATTAATAGCTGCTGCAATTATATATGGAGTTGGAGGAATGCTTTCTCCAAAACCGAAAGCTAACCCTGATAAATTAGCTCCTTACGCATGCGGAGAAGACCTTCCTCCAGAAAAAACTAGATTATCTATTATTCTATATAATTACGCTGCTTTATTCTTAATTTTTGATGTTGTAGCTATGGCTATAATTTTATCTATGGGGTTATCTATTTTAAGCCAGCCTTTGTTAATTTTAAGCTTATCTTATATGGCTATCATATTTATAGCTTTACTGCTTTTAGCTAGAAAAAAATAG
- a CDS encoding NADH-quinone oxidoreductase subunit H, with protein MAFITTVVNILKLIIFPGFIFTIFLSLFYEWIDRKFYAKLQNRVGPLYTGPSGLLQPLADFIKLLSKEDITPEAVDKLFFTSAPILALSLMLTGVFLLPIATTSGIISFNGDVIVAVAIMTIFCILVFLSGLGSLNRFGFVGAERAVSQLLGYEIPMTLAIASVALASNSLKISEVIAKQSSWWFILGPQAIGFAIFLIAAQAELERVPFDIPEAEQEIVAGWLTEFSGRKLALFRLARNVELVYVSGLAATFYLGGPLGPVTPGFEAVLFPVYFIIKTIIVLLIISVIRAAFARLRIDQMVNFSWKYLVPISLLQLLLVRVVI; from the coding sequence ATGGCGTTTATAACTACTGTTGTAAACATTCTTAAATTAATTATTTTCCCAGGATTTATATTCACGATATTTTTAAGCCTATTTTACGAATGGATTGATAGAAAATTTTATGCTAAACTTCAAAATAGAGTTGGCCCCCTTTATACAGGGCCATCAGGTTTACTTCAACCGCTTGCAGATTTTATTAAGCTTCTTTCAAAAGAAGATATTACTCCTGAAGCTGTTGACAAGTTATTCTTTACTTCCGCGCCTATTCTTGCTTTATCTTTAATGTTAACAGGAGTCTTTCTTTTACCAATTGCAACCACCTCTGGAATAATTTCTTTTAACGGCGATGTTATAGTTGCTGTAGCTATAATGACTATTTTCTGCATTTTAGTATTTTTATCAGGTTTAGGTTCATTAAACAGGTTTGGGTTTGTTGGAGCTGAAAGAGCTGTAAGCCAATTGCTTGGCTATGAAATTCCAATGACTCTTGCTATAGCTAGCGTAGCTTTAGCTTCAAATTCATTAAAAATCTCTGAGGTAATAGCTAAGCAATCTTCATGGTGGTTTATTCTTGGGCCTCAAGCAATAGGGTTTGCAATATTTCTTATTGCTGCTCAAGCTGAGCTTGAACGTGTACCCTTTGATATTCCTGAAGCTGAGCAGGAAATAGTGGCTGGATGGCTTACAGAGTTTTCTGGAAGAAAACTTGCGCTTTTCAGGTTAGCTAGAAATGTTGAGCTTGTTTATGTTTCAGGTTTAGCTGCAACATTTTATTTAGGCGGTCCGCTTGGACCGGTTACTCCAGGGTTTGAAGCAGTTTTATTCCCAGTATACTTTATAATAAAAACAATTATTGTTCTTCTTATAATTTCAGTTATTAGAGCAGCGTTTGCAAGATTAAGAATTGATCAAATGGTTAATTTTTCATGGAAATATTTAGTTCCTATAAGTTTACTTCAACTGCTTTTAGTTAGAGTTGTTATTTAA
- a CDS encoding NADH-quinone oxidoreductase subunit C, translated as MSKEEALIEELRSLFKDKIKEAKIQRSRRIFITVPKENYKEIIEYFGKNKGVTHISTITGVDVGKEIEVLPHLFGVGMEITIKTSVPKDNPELDSLADIFPASIFYEREIHDLLGVKFKGNPNLKRLLLPDDWPEGVYPLRKEFKVERKSG; from the coding sequence TTGAGTAAAGAGGAAGCTTTAATTGAAGAATTAAGAAGCTTATTTAAAGATAAGATTAAGGAAGCTAAAATCCAAAGGAGTAGGCGCATATTTATAACTGTACCAAAAGAAAACTATAAAGAAATAATAGAGTATTTCGGTAAAAATAAGGGAGTAACTCATATTTCTACGATTACTGGGGTTGATGTTGGAAAAGAAATTGAAGTTTTACCTCATTTATTTGGGGTTGGAATGGAGATTACTATAAAAACTTCTGTTCCAAAAGATAATCCTGAGTTAGATAGTTTAGCCGATATTTTCCCAGCTTCAATATTTTATGAGCGGGAAATTCATGATCTTTTAGGAGTTAAATTTAAAGGTAACCCTAACCTTAAAAGGCTTCTTCTTCCAGACGATTGGCCTGAAGGAGTATACCCGTTAAGAAAAGAATTTAAAGTTGAAAGAAAAAGCGGTTAA
- the fdhD gene encoding formate dehydrogenase accessory sulfurtransferase FdhD, translating to MKIVKTLVRKLDLNKGLVEDVLDDVAVETPVKIYLNNEFYATLMATPNQLKELAVGFLIGEALIKNMNEIKEVKIEDSSVKINLIEKKAVNHTRKLILTACTSSEDFINQLLNSETPIVESNYKIKAFEASEMMEECIKKAEFSRITGGVHFAGVFQDKELKAFAEDVGRHNAMDKAIGLAALNNIKFQNSVLVSSGRQPADMVLKAARAGLPILVSMRAPLLSGINVAKALGVTLIGFARKWRMNIYSFPERILI from the coding sequence ATGAAAATTGTTAAAACTCTTGTAAGAAAACTTGATTTAAACAAAGGTTTAGTTGAAGATGTTTTAGACGATGTTGCAGTTGAGACACCTGTAAAAATATATTTAAATAATGAATTTTACGCAACATTGATGGCTACACCTAATCAATTAAAAGAGTTAGCTGTAGGATTCTTAATAGGAGAAGCTTTAATAAAAAATATGAATGAAATTAAAGAGGTTAAAATTGAAGATTCAAGCGTTAAAATAAATTTAATTGAGAAGAAAGCTGTAAACCATACGAGAAAGCTTATTTTAACAGCTTGCACCTCAAGCGAGGATTTTATAAACCAGTTATTGAATTCTGAAACACCTATTGTAGAATCAAATTATAAGATTAAAGCTTTTGAAGCTTCAGAAATGATGGAAGAATGCATTAAAAAAGCTGAGTTCTCTAGAATTACTGGAGGCGTGCATTTTGCTGGTGTATTTCAAGATAAAGAGCTAAAAGCTTTTGCTGAAGATGTTGGTCGCCATAACGCTATGGATAAAGCTATAGGTTTAGCAGCCTTAAATAATATTAAATTTCAAAATTCTGTATTAGTTTCTTCTGGAAGGCAGCCTGCAGATATGGTTTTAAAAGCAGCTAGAGCTGGGCTACCCATCTTAGTTTCAATGAGAGCTCCTTTGTTATCAGGAATAAATGTTGCTAAAGCGCTAGGAGTCACCTTAATTGGCTTTGCTAGAAAATGGAGAATGAATATTTACTCCTTTCCTGAAAGGATATTAATTTAA
- a CDS encoding NADH-quinone oxidoreductase subunit J, producing the protein MVAGIIDYLLVILAVIFSILATQYKELNRAIAFFAVANVVISIIFYVLGAPYIAVFQLLVYAGAVTVLFLTALHTIGGESNEE; encoded by the coding sequence ATGGTGGCTGGAATAATTGATTACCTGCTTGTAATCTTAGCTGTAATATTTTCTATTTTAGCCACTCAATATAAAGAATTAAATAGAGCTATAGCTTTTTTCGCTGTTGCTAATGTTGTAATCTCAATTATCTTTTACGTTCTTGGCGCACCTTACATAGCTGTTTTCCAGCTTTTAGTTTACGCTGGAGCTGTTACAGTATTATTCTTAACAGCTTTACACACTATAGGAGGAGAATCAAATGAAGAGTGA
- the hycI gene encoding hydrogenase maturation peptidase HycI: MKENLEKELNSWASGFKKMVVLGIGSSIRKDDYVGVVIAKLLKERNLPKTLVLECETVPESFTSVVKEAEPSHVLMIDAANLGVEPGSARIIGINEINNFSLSTHDLPLSLLAKFIAYETNAKVALLGIQPKSLDFGEGLTSELAKASEEITKTIEKVLIKASFNE, translated from the coding sequence TTGAAAGAAAATTTAGAAAAAGAGTTAAACTCATGGGCTTCAGGATTTAAAAAAATGGTTGTTTTAGGGATAGGAAGCTCAATTAGAAAAGATGATTATGTTGGCGTAGTTATAGCTAAACTTCTTAAAGAAAGAAATCTTCCGAAAACTTTAGTTTTAGAATGCGAAACAGTTCCAGAAAGCTTTACTAGCGTAGTGAAAGAAGCGGAACCAAGCCATGTTTTAATGATTGATGCGGCTAATTTAGGCGTTGAACCAGGATCCGCTAGAATAATAGGTATAAATGAAATTAACAATTTTTCTCTTTCAACGCATGATTTACCTTTAAGTCTTTTAGCTAAATTTATAGCTTATGAAACAAACGCGAAAGTTGCTTTATTAGGGATTCAACCTAAAAGTTTAGATTTTGGAGAGGGTTTAACAAGCGAGCTTGCTAAAGCAAGCGAGGAAATAACTAAAACTATAGAAAAAGTTTTAATTAAAGCAAGCTTTAATGAATAA
- a CDS encoding NADH-quinone oxidoreductase subunit L, with the protein MSNEFIWPAWLCWIIPLIGAGLTPIFAKIHPKLRNYMAVLFSFLGALSAGLLIPYLWHSKQIENQISWILVPGAPILQEIKAGVIADPLSIIMANIVAWISFLIMVYSLKYMEEDPSLTRYWFFMNLFIGNMLLLVMSNNFVQMLFGWEGVGLCSYALIGFWYKDSEKDWLKCWVGEGKEAYPPSHCGLKAFLTTRAGDVGLLIGIFMILAYAGTLNFIELQKGAILNVPLWILIPAAILLFIGPIGKSAQLPLMEWLPDAMAGPTTVSALIHAATMVKAGVYLVGRVFPIFYEAAWQNGVPNNLVTFFYVIAWIGGLTAFVSASQAIASTEIKKVLAYSTVSQIGYMMMGLGIAGSTAEFIIGYAGGLFHLMSHALFKAALFLGAGAAIHAAESRFMYHMGGLKRSMPITFWSMALTSFSLMGVPILFSGFWSKDMILEASLLAGKYWLFMLGALTVALTSFYAVRMLGLTFFGEKSERIIELEKEGKPPKEASPLMYIPYSLMAAATIMLGVTGFYMKDWFEKTFHEFLSSMMHVEASSHIEAINIQQATWITTGASIAMLLLGAIPAYLIYIKRFKNPKELIGGSLKPVWNFLYNRWYINRLYYRLFVDSTIGLSKWSFSYIESKAIDGFNYLLANITVKFVNQFRKTHTGVLNYNVMGVLLGGIVLLLILLKIALG; encoded by the coding sequence ATGAGTAATGAATTTATTTGGCCAGCTTGGTTATGCTGGATAATTCCATTAATAGGCGCAGGTTTAACACCAATATTTGCTAAAATCCATCCAAAGCTTAGAAACTATATGGCTGTGCTTTTCTCCTTTCTAGGAGCTTTATCAGCTGGGTTATTAATACCTTATTTATGGCATTCAAAGCAGATTGAAAATCAAATTTCATGGATTTTAGTTCCAGGCGCTCCTATACTTCAAGAAATTAAAGCTGGCGTAATAGCAGATCCATTAAGCATTATAATGGCAAATATTGTAGCTTGGATCTCATTTCTTATAATGGTTTATTCCTTAAAGTATATGGAGGAAGATCCAAGCTTAACAAGATACTGGTTTTTCATGAATTTATTTATAGGTAATATGCTTCTTTTAGTTATGTCAAACAATTTTGTTCAAATGCTTTTCGGTTGGGAAGGTGTTGGTTTATGCAGCTACGCGTTAATCGGCTTTTGGTATAAAGATTCAGAAAAAGATTGGCTTAAATGCTGGGTTGGTGAAGGAAAAGAAGCTTATCCACCAAGCCACTGCGGTTTAAAAGCCTTCTTAACAACTAGAGCTGGCGATGTAGGATTGTTAATTGGAATATTCATGATTTTAGCTTACGCTGGAACATTAAACTTTATTGAGCTTCAAAAAGGGGCTATTCTTAATGTTCCGCTTTGGATTTTAATTCCAGCAGCAATACTGCTTTTTATAGGTCCAATAGGTAAATCAGCTCAATTACCGTTAATGGAGTGGCTTCCAGACGCTATGGCTGGTCCAACAACTGTTAGCGCGCTTATTCATGCAGCTACAATGGTTAAAGCTGGGGTATATCTTGTTGGAAGAGTTTTCCCAATATTTTATGAAGCTGCTTGGCAAAATGGTGTCCCAAACAATTTAGTAACATTCTTTTATGTTATAGCTTGGATAGGTGGGTTAACAGCTTTTGTTTCAGCCAGTCAAGCTATAGCTTCAACTGAAATAAAAAAAGTTTTAGCATACTCAACTGTCAGTCAAATAGGGTATATGATGATGGGTTTAGGCATAGCTGGTTCAACAGCAGAGTTTATTATAGGTTATGCCGGAGGCTTATTCCATTTAATGAGCCATGCTTTATTTAAAGCAGCTTTATTCCTTGGCGCTGGAGCAGCAATTCATGCTGCTGAATCAAGATTTATGTATCATATGGGTGGATTAAAAAGAAGCATGCCTATAACATTTTGGAGTATGGCTTTAACAAGCTTTTCTTTAATGGGTGTTCCAATTCTTTTCAGTGGCTTCTGGAGTAAAGACATGATTTTAGAAGCTTCTCTTCTAGCTGGAAAATATTGGTTATTTATGCTTGGAGCTTTAACAGTAGCTTTAACAAGCTTTTATGCTGTTAGAATGCTTGGATTAACGTTTTTTGGTGAAAAAAGCGAAAGAATTATTGAGCTTGAGAAAGAAGGTAAACCTCCAAAAGAAGCATCGCCATTAATGTATATTCCCTATTCTTTAATGGCTGCTGCAACAATTATGCTTGGTGTTACAGGATTTTATATGAAAGATTGGTTTGAAAAAACATTTCATGAATTTTTATCTTCAATGATGCATGTTGAAGCTTCATCGCATATAGAAGCCATTAACATTCAACAAGCAACTTGGATAACTACAGGCGCTTCTATAGCTATGCTTCTCTTAGGTGCTATTCCAGCTTACTTAATTTATATTAAAAGGTTTAAAAACCCGAAAGAATTAATAGGAGGAAGCTTAAAACCTGTTTGGAACTTTCTTTACAATCGCTGGTATATAAATAGGCTTTACTATAGGTTATTCGTTGATTCAACAATTGGATTAAGTAAATGGAGCTTTAGTTATATAGAGAGTAAAGCTATAGATGGCTTTAATTACTTATTAGCTAATATAACAGTTAAATTTGTTAATCAATTTAGAAAAACGCATACAGGTGTATTAAACTATAACGTTATGGGAGTGCTTCTTGGAGGAATAGTTCTTTTATTAATTTTGCTTAAAATAGCTTTAGGTTAA
- the hypF gene encoding carbamoyltransferase HypF has product MKALITVSGRVQGVGFRPFIYRLASKRGLKGYVRNRNGVVEVLIEGSNEEISGFLEDLKNKKPPSAIIQNIEVKYLSGGETFKDFKIELSPLEKVFSGSIAPADLSICDECAAELMDPKNRRFNYFFITCTNCGPRFTIITDLPYDRVNTTMRKFIMCKECEKEYKDPLNRRFHAQTIACHECGPKAYLTEANGEILNIENPIVEAGKLIEEGFILAVKGNGGFHIATSTLNSKPIIKLRKAKHRSQKPFAIMARSIKAAASFAEVSFKEAQLLTSPAKPIVLLKKSENYYLSEEISPGLDSVGVMLPYTGLHLMLFKEAKEPAFVMTSANPPNQPIAISNQEAIEKFKGIVDYYLFHDRDIAQRCDDSVVKVVDGELSFLRRSRGYAPEPVKIKEAKNCVLGVGAELNATSCIILKDKAFLSQHIGDVENLETLIFLEEATRNLIKLVKSEVDCIACDLHPTFNTTRLALKLSEEINAPVFQIQHHHAHIAKLIAEYSLDEIIGIACDGFGYGIDKSAWGGEILYCYGKEFKRLGYLEKHLMIGGDLATKYPLRMAAAILKDEEKFEEWFLSKANCFPNGRIEAEIILKNARKKKAPETSSCGRLLDAVSAVLGVCYERTYEGEPAMKLEAAAKGGKNVLNLPLSFKGNIIETKNLLKEIFHLLNKESVKNLAYSAQEYIAKSLAEFTVLEAERLGVKFIGFSGGVACNEHITQIIRGIVEANGLKFFYPRKVPCGDGGVSLGQAYVAAQMF; this is encoded by the coding sequence TTGAAGGCTTTAATAACTGTTTCAGGTAGAGTTCAAGGGGTTGGGTTTAGACCATTTATTTATCGGTTAGCTTCAAAACGTGGTTTAAAGGGTTATGTTAGAAATAGAAATGGAGTAGTTGAAGTTTTAATTGAAGGCTCTAATGAAGAAATTTCAGGTTTTCTAGAGGATTTAAAGAATAAAAAGCCTCCTTCAGCAATTATTCAAAATATTGAGGTGAAGTATCTAAGCGGGGGAGAAACTTTTAAAGATTTTAAAATCGAGTTAAGCCCTTTAGAAAAGGTTTTTTCAGGTTCAATAGCTCCAGCTGATTTATCTATATGCGATGAATGCGCTGCTGAGCTTATGGATCCTAAAAATCGGAGATTCAACTATTTTTTTATAACATGTACTAATTGTGGTCCAAGATTCACGATAATAACTGATCTTCCATATGATAGAGTTAACACAACTATGAGAAAGTTTATTATGTGCAAAGAATGCGAAAAAGAATATAAAGATCCTTTGAATAGAAGGTTTCATGCTCAAACAATAGCTTGCCATGAATGCGGTCCAAAAGCTTATCTAACTGAAGCTAATGGAGAAATACTAAATATTGAAAACCCAATTGTTGAAGCTGGAAAATTAATTGAGGAAGGATTTATTTTAGCTGTTAAAGGAAACGGGGGCTTTCATATAGCGACTTCAACCCTTAACTCTAAACCGATAATTAAATTAAGGAAAGCTAAGCATAGATCTCAAAAACCGTTTGCGATTATGGCTAGAAGCATTAAAGCTGCAGCTTCATTCGCTGAAGTTTCCTTTAAAGAAGCTCAGCTTCTCACATCTCCAGCTAAACCAATTGTATTGCTTAAAAAAAGTGAAAATTATTATTTATCTGAAGAAATAAGCCCAGGTTTAGATAGCGTTGGAGTTATGCTTCCTTATACAGGGTTGCATTTAATGCTTTTTAAAGAAGCTAAAGAACCTGCATTTGTTATGACAAGCGCTAACCCTCCAAATCAACCTATAGCAATATCTAATCAAGAAGCAATTGAAAAGTTTAAGGGGATAGTTGATTATTATCTTTTTCATGATAGAGATATAGCTCAAAGATGCGATGATTCAGTGGTTAAGGTTGTTGATGGAGAATTAAGCTTTCTTAGAAGATCTAGAGGTTATGCGCCTGAGCCTGTGAAGATTAAGGAAGCTAAAAATTGCGTTTTAGGAGTTGGAGCGGAGCTTAATGCAACTTCATGCATAATTCTTAAGGATAAAGCTTTTTTATCTCAGCATATAGGGGATGTGGAAAATCTTGAAACATTAATTTTTCTTGAAGAAGCTACAAGAAATTTAATTAAGTTGGTTAAAAGCGAAGTTGATTGCATAGCTTGTGATTTACATCCAACTTTTAATACAACACGTTTAGCTTTAAAGTTAAGCGAAGAAATAAATGCGCCTGTTTTTCAAATTCAACATCACCACGCGCATATAGCTAAATTAATAGCTGAATATAGTTTAGATGAAATTATAGGGATAGCGTGCGATGGGTTTGGTTATGGAATAGATAAGTCAGCTTGGGGTGGAGAAATTTTATATTGTTATGGAAAAGAATTTAAGCGTTTAGGTTATTTAGAAAAACATTTAATGATTGGAGGAGACTTAGCTACTAAATATCCTTTAAGAATGGCTGCTGCAATATTAAAGGATGAAGAAAAGTTTGAAGAATGGTTTTTGAGCAAAGCAAATTGCTTTCCTAATGGAAGAATTGAAGCTGAAATAATTTTAAAAAATGCTAGAAAAAAGAAGGCCCCTGAAACCTCAAGCTGCGGTAGGCTTTTAGACGCTGTTTCAGCTGTTCTAGGAGTTTGTTATGAAAGAACTTATGAAGGGGAACCTGCTATGAAGCTTGAAGCTGCTGCTAAAGGTGGAAAAAACGTTTTAAATTTACCTTTAAGCTTTAAAGGAAACATTATTGAAACAAAAAACCTTTTAAAAGAAATCTTTCATCTCCTTAATAAAGAAAGCGTTAAAAACTTAGCTTATTCAGCTCAAGAATACATTGCTAAAAGCTTAGCTGAATTTACTGTGCTTGAAGCTGAGAGGCTTGGAGTTAAATTTATAGGTTTCTCTGGAGGTGTAGCATGCAATGAGCATATAACACAAATTATAAGAGGGATTGTTGAAGCAAATGGTTTAAAGTTTTTTTATCCTAGGAAAGTTCCTTGCGGAGATGGCGGTGTATCACTTGGTCAAGCTTATGTGGCAGCTCAAATGTTTTAG
- a CDS encoding NADH-quinone oxidoreductase subunit K produces MVEVWQTYMACSFILTAVGLYTIISMRNMIRTIIGIEIITIAVNLNFLALGSRNGFVDSLAQSIVFISTVIGAAVAAIALSLIINVYRHYGTLDLKKLRRLRW; encoded by the coding sequence ATGGTTGAAGTTTGGCAAACATATATGGCTTGCAGCTTTATATTAACTGCTGTTGGATTGTATACAATAATTTCTATGAGAAACATGATTAGAACTATTATAGGAATAGAAATAATAACTATCGCTGTAAACTTAAACTTTTTAGCTTTAGGTTCTAGAAATGGTTTTGTCGATTCTTTAGCTCAATCAATTGTTTTCATTTCTACAGTTATTGGAGCTGCTGTAGCTGCTATAGCTTTATCTTTAATAATAAATGTTTACAGGCATTATGGAACATTAGATTTAAAGAAGCTTAGAAGATTGAGGTGGTAA
- a CDS encoding HEPN domain-containing protein, translated as MSGERVNIIKERARAFLELSRDLLEKGRLDIASFNIHQACQLRIKAALLRLSGEAPRVHGLRELLGMLAKRLEESNYTNESGSIVDFVRKHRDPLIDVESAYAESRYGITTATRKSLKEMIKMAEELFNLLELVEKDVLG; from the coding sequence TTGAGTGGCGAGAGGGTCAACATCATTAAGGAGAGAGCGAGAGCGTTCTTGGAGTTATCTAGGGATCTGCTTGAGAAGGGTAGGTTGGACATAGCTTCATTCAATATTCATCAAGCATGCCAGCTTAGGATTAAGGCTGCGTTGCTGAGGCTTAGCGGGGAGGCGCCGAGAGTTCATGGTCTTAGGGAGCTTTTAGGAATGCTGGCTAAGAGGCTAGAGGAATCGAATTACACCAACGAATCTGGTAGCATAGTAGACTTCGTAAGGAAGCATAGGGATCCCTTAATTGATGTAGAAAGCGCCTACGCGGAGTCTAGATATGGAATAACAACAGCGACGAGAAAGAGCTTGAAGGAAATGATCAAAATGGCTGAAGAGCTGTTTAACCTTCTTGAGCTGGTGGAGAAGGATGTA